CAAAATTGTGagactcaaaaagaaaaaagggaaaaatgaTCTCAAGCATATACTTAAATCCTAAACTGAGAAGTGATGCCAATGAAGATGTCCTCTGAGCAGGGAATTGTTACACCGCCCATTGGATGATCGAAGCCAAATTCTTCCTCTGCTTGACTTAGCAAGTCTTGAAATGAAGGCTGGCTCAAGTATGATATCGGAATCACAAATCTCTTCTTTTGCATCTCCCCAACATAAACAGCAAAATGGCCCTTGGGAACATCCAAGGATGTCGATGATGACTTCTTGATTATACGAGGAACACGAATAGCCATGATCTTTAATTAGATGAACAAAGTAACGATTACAATTGCTAATTCGGTTATGAAAGCACAGGAAAGCTTTGAGTAGTTTTCTAGTATTTTGGAGAGTTGTTGTGGTGGCAACTGGCAACTTCTCAAAAAATGTTTATATAAGCAAATGGAAAGTCATAAAATCTCATGATTTGTGGTGAAGAGCCAGTTAGGTTAGGCATCAGTAAAAGCCAATGACATATCAATAACCTGATGCCTTCCAACTAATTGACATGATTAATTACTTTAGCTCACGTAAGTTCAACTGTTCAAGAACACTAGGTCCTACCTTTTTCTCATACATGGAACAAAGGATCTCTCATAATCCAATCCATAAAAATGGATGGTGCCTATCCACTAGGACTATATGTGTCCATTTATGCAAGAATTATAAGAGAAACAATCCAACATACTTTAAATTTCACTGGTGAAGAGGCATTTGTTGTTCTGTTGATTGACAATAGTACATGAATTGTCACATGGTTTTGCTACCAAACCCATCTGCCACATATATGATCTTAGCCATTGCTCTTGAAGATCAGCAGGCCCCAttgtttttcatgaaaatgtAGTAGAGAACACGGGATCTTTTGAGATCAAATTGATAACAACTGGTGATTGTCTTGTAATGATTTAGGTCTGGACCACTTGGTCAGAGATGTCTTTTTGTTGATAATGGTAGCACCAACTGATATATTAGTTCATAAATGAACTAATTTAGAGTTCGAATTTTGCAACACTACAATTAGAATTTAATTTACTGCAATATCTGACTTCTTGTTTGATCTCTCATGTTATGTAGAATCAATTTTCCATATTAGAATTACCCCGGTTATTTGAACAGAATTGGATAAATGTCCCCAAATTGTAGAGAATAGGAACGTTTACTGGCTATCAACACGTCTGTGTCTATATTTTCCAAATCTCCATTAAATTACGAGTCTGTCATAACCTTGTTATTGGCAGAAGTTTGAGTTAATATTCAAGAAAAGTAAGGTTATTACATCTTATTAAGAGTCAATTAATTTACATCCATTTCTGTTGCATTCATTTGCACTCGGTAATTCTACAATGCTGCAGCTCTAGTACATGTTGAGTTATACCTCTCCGTATGGGTGtccatggaccgggttggttcggattatTCAAATACCAAACTAAACCAATTGTGTCGAGTTTTAAAAtcgataaaccaaaccaaaccaataaaagccGGGTTTTTCGACTTCGGGTTTTTTCGGGTTTTTCGGTTTTCTCGGATTTTTTTTCAGGAAAAATCTTCATACAAAATATAACTTTTACGTCAAATATTTCTTTactcctagtaagatacaactatataattaaggtgtttcttaagaaaataacaaaaatgtgaaatgagtgatgacattgtaataaaatattcaacaaaaaagataatgaaatagCATAAAATAAATCTTGCTAATTAGTTAGGCATAATGAAAATGATCATCATCTAAAAATAtcaagtcatgctaaaataaggaaGGCTagtaagtattaattacatgacaaagaaaaataataaaattaagttatgtattttcatagTCTAAATTAacaatgcaaaactaaagaatagttATCCaatattattatcattactaGTGTTAGATTGAAGTACTTTtgtagcattagtattgatttggactttatttgagttactaatatctatgcattataaaacttattggaacattcaaaattctaagtcgaAGTTTGAAATAGTATGTTAAAAAACAACAACTATGAAAAaacttaagaaatatttataaattacattataaataaatctCTTATGtagaaaatattttaaaattttgtatacatgtaatgtcgggtttggttcggtttggtttttgactttttttagttaaaaccaaactaGATATGgtccgtttttttttttcaataccaaatcaagtcaaactaaaccactagtcgggttttatTTCTCGATTTGATTCGggttatcggtttggtgcggttttgCGATTTTCTTTGTATACCCCTATCTCTCCGTATGATGTCCACAAAGTTAATTATCCTTttaccaatatgtcatcaattgAATGGGTTATGCTCTTTAGAACACTAGATTTTAGCTCTTTCTGAGTAGCAAACCATGAGACTTTAACAAAAAAATTCTATTGCAGTGAATTGATTACATCAATATATGAAATAGATTGGAACATACAAGTAAAAAGGATCATTACTTCAAATTTTTTTGAAGTAGAAAAATGGGTCCTTAGTCTACCTAGTGTATCTTTTAACTCTGAACTGTACACAGTGGAGATCCTGGTTAATTTACAACTATACAAAATTATGTAAGCAAAAATGGGGACTGATTTCTTTCTCACTTCCTCAAGCGAGAAGTAAGATCAATGAACAAATCCTCATTGCAGGGAATTGTGACACCCCCCATTGGATAATCAAAACCGAATTCTTCCTCTGCTTGACTAAGTAAGTCTTGAAATAAAGGTTCGCTCAAGAATGAAATAGGGATCACAAATCTTTTCTTCTGCTCCTCCCCAACATACACAGCAAAATATCTTTTGGGAACATCTCCAGATGTGGAAGACTTCTTCATTATACGAGGCATACGGATAGCCATGATGTTTTAGTTTTAGTACAGATGAGAGAAGAAAGAACAAACTATTAACGATCTCAAAAAAGATAAAGTTTCGAGTACTTTCAAGTTTTGACCGCTTTCAAGTTTTGCAGAGAGCTGTGGTGGTAAACACCTCTTTGAAAGTGTTTATATAGGATAATGGCAACTAAGAGAATCCTGTTAATCACTATTCTGTGGGTACCAGCAGAAGACAATAGCACCTGAAGTAACATGGTTTTGCCTTCCAACTCATTGCCAAAATATTGGTGACTGTAGGTCAAGTTAGTTCAAGTTAAGGGCCCTACCTTTCTTGGATTTGGAACATAACATGCCCCATAATCAAATTGCTAAGGAAGAGATTTAGTCGAGTGTAATTATTCATGTCTAAAATATCCACCCAAAATTCCTGTTGTGAATTTGCTATTGTAGAAAGCATTTGCTCTTTGGAAAAATGGATTATGAATCACCACATAGCAATAGAATAAAATTGTCACTTCATGGGCACCCCCAGAAACAATAGCATCTGAAGTAACGTGGTTTTTCCTTCCAACTAATTGTCAAAGTATTGATATCTTAAGGCCATGTTAGATCAATACATTAAGGCCCTACCTTTTGTCTGAAGTTGGAACATAGCCTGCCTCACAATCTAATTGCTAAAGAAGAGATGTAGCCTATTTGTGAATTGTCACTATTCATGTCTACATATACACCTAGACATTTCTTCTCATTAATAAGGTTTTCTAGTATGCATTTATTATATTTGAACAATACGGTACATccatcacaacataccaatataacccaaaaaaaaaaagtgggatgTTTCAGTTGCTTCCTAGCTCCGTCCTGAACTGAATCCCCAGAATATTTGACTACTCTTACATCATCTATTAAAAATATCACAATTCTTTGTAGAAAGAATCTAATTTTATACGTGGAGGTTTAAGAGTTCTCTCTAAGATTATAACAAACAAAACATCTGATGTTAGGAATGCTTAAAAGAATCAACATCTGATGTACTATCTTCCAAATTTGACTaattacataaattcaattccgAGGTAGACTTAGGAGAATAAACTTATACGGAAAATATATATTCTGTTGAAGTATGTAACATACATAAAGTTACGGGTTTGGATTAAATTACTTGCAACATTAGTTACTATCTACATAGCCACAATTTTAGTAAACCATAGAGTAAATACAGTTGTACTAATCAGTGGTTTTAGAAATAAGTTGACTCACACAAAAACAATTTTTGGTCCTCTTATCATAAGTCCTATAAGATGATGATCTAATCAACTTCGAAGATCAGAACTATCCTAAGTTATTCAGCTGATAGAGAGAACATCTAATATTCAAGCCACAGATTTGTTATTTAAAGAGTAGAGAACGAAAATGATCGATAGAGTGTGATCAAGATCTATTAATGTGACATCTTGGATATTTTGAAACTTTTAATACAGATATAAAGTTTTCTTTTTTGTCATTGCCAAAAATATTTCAGTGTTCAGGATAAGGCCACAGATAATCTTCTTTAGAGTTAATTAACATAGACTTTAGCACTGCAGAAGCTCCAATTCCCATGTTATGGAGAGAATGGATTCATGTAAAGAACTTTGTTAAACAAGAATACTAATAAATCAAATTGGATAAAGAATGAGAGTGAACAGATTTCATTTCTCAACTATTGATAATTACATTGAATTGGGATGTACTGTTGCATCTGACAGTAGTCCTCTCTATCTAATTTTCTAAGATATGATATAAATGATGTGTCTTTCCTAGCTCTTCTAATGTACAAACCAAAAATCCAGGTTAGTTCTTTACAAAACTGTGAAAGGAAAAGCCTCAGATCCTATTCAAACGGGAAGTAAGATCAACGAACACATCCTCGCTACAGGGAATTGTGACACCGCCCATTGGATGATCAAAGCCAAATTCTTCCTCAGCTTGACTAAGCAAGTCTTGAAATAAAGGTTGGCTCAAGAATGATATGGGGATCACAAATCTCTTCTTTTGCTTCTCCCCAACATAAACAACAAAGTGGCCTTTCGGAACGTCTCCAGCTGTAGTAGACTTCTTGATTATACAAGGCATACGGATAGCCATGGTCGTTTAGTTCACTATAAATGATCAATTAAGGAAGGGAAGAACTTGTAAGGACTTTGAAAGCAGAGGAAAGCGTTTTATGATTTCAAGTTTTGGTGAGAGCTGTTATGGTAAACCCTTCTTTGTATGTGTTTTTATAGACCAATGACAAGTTGTAGAATCCTACTGATATGCATTGGATAGGCATTATGTGGGCACCAGTTAAAGATTACTTGTGTGGTTGAGTTTTGGTGCAGCAGTGTTTAGAGACAACAGCACATGGAATAACACATGGCTATGTCTTCCAACTAATTATCAAACTATAGTTTGAGATTATGTCTGTAAGCAGAAGGTCCCAATGATATTCACACCAAACAACAAATTTCATGAAAATGGTAGAGTTAGGGACCACCTGGAGCCATTTCTTGATGTTGAATCAACAAGTTGTAGTCACCATTCCAATGATTGATACATACCCTTAGAAGTTTAGGCAAAATCTGATCGTCCATAGTACTAAAGCCATGGCTCAGGATATAATGGTGCTGCAGTTGAAGAGTTGTACTGTACCTATAAAATGGTCAAATTAGGATCACTATTATTTGAACAATAGAAATTTGGATAAGTTGGAATATTTCTCGAGTTTGGTTTATCGATAAGGAGATCATAAGTCATGTAATGTTTCTGGTCAAAGAAGAGCAAAACCAACCAGTGTCTACTTTTGTTGTGCCACAGCTGAGCAGGTGTGGACCTCAGCACTAATTTTGTAGGAACCAGCCAAGAGAAGATAGGTCTATATTCAGAATATAACATAGAATCTTATCTCTAAAGTGTTGAGCAATTGTGATTATGCACAGGTATATACTAATTCACAAGAATAACATGTTGTGCTGGCTTAAATTTGTCAAGAAAATCAATTGATTTAGTGCTTCTTGAATTGATTAGATTATATAAGGAGAATAATGGGTTGACTTTGGCCAGCACTTTTTCTAAGGGGAATCAATTGAATTATTGCTTCTTGTGTCTGATCTAGAAAGAAGCATTTATTTAGTGGAAGTATCCTCAAAATTTTGGCGCCCTATTAACATTTCCGTCTGCTGACGTTTAAAATGCATAACATATATGCAAGTCCTGAATTGTGTACTAATCTTGCTAGATGTTGAGTGCCATGGAAGAACAAATAAAGAAGTCATTTACAGTTATGTGAAACTAAGTAAGTGTAATCAATACACGTAATGTAGTAATTACAGCAACGAACTAAGCTAGGCACCTTGCAGATAAATATCAAGATGAATCAACAACTGAGATCAGATTAGAACGAATTCGGAATTACCAGCACAAAATTTCAGGTTAATGATTCTTTTTGATCTTGAACTGAATTTTCTAAGATGAAAGAGTTTTACTCTTTAACATGGACAACTAATGTGCACCTAATCCCTGCTATTGACATTGTTCTACTTTTCCTTGTCCTCAATAGTGCCAAAAATAAATGAAAGGAAATCTTTCTTGTTTACAAAATTGAGAGTGAAACAATATGCTGCATCTTCCCACTTAACTTCTATTTAAGCGCAAAGTCAAACATGAAAACATCCTCTGCAGGGAATTGTGAAACCACCAGTGGGGTGATCAAAACCAAACTGCTCCTCATTTTGACTTAACAAGTCTTGAAACAAAGGCTCAAATTAAAGAAATAAGAGATATGAAAATTTTCTTAGCAAAGGGGAAGCTCAGGAACATTAGAAGGGCAAGAATTTTAGATTTTATCACATCTAGTTCTTCTATTTCACTCAGTTTGATGTTGCTTCCCGAATACTGCAGCTGAGCCACAAGAAAGCGACTGATATTATCAAGTTTGGGCCATTTTACTTGATTCTGGCTTAAGATTGTTAGCAAACCATGAGACTTGAAAATATGGAATGATATTATCACAAACTCACTTCAAAAGTTCCAATTCCCATGTTATCGAGAAAATGGAGTCATGTAATTAACTTTGTTAAATAAGTGTTAGACACGcaattttgtcccacttttccTTCAATTAATTTATCTGCGTCTCTTGATCGTTAATAATTTGGACGAGTTATTTCAAGTTTACTTAACAAAGCACTATGTTAATACTTTCAACTATTTATTACGcggttatttattttaataagaaattatattatatatttgcAAGTGGTTAACTCTAGTTCAAATTATTAAGATGAAGATGaccaaataaattaattaaaggagGA
The sequence above is a segment of the Lycium barbarum isolate Lr01 chromosome 6, ASM1917538v2, whole genome shotgun sequence genome. Coding sequences within it:
- the LOC132599266 gene encoding auxin-induced protein 15A-like — its product is MAIRVPRIIKKSSSTSLDVPKGHFAVYVGEMQKKRFVIPISYLSQPSFQDLLSQAEEEFGFDHPMGGVTIPCSEDIFIGITSQFRI